In a single window of the Trichoderma breve strain T069 chromosome 6, whole genome shotgun sequence genome:
- a CDS encoding sugar transporter domain-containing protein: MSQETNKKIAAEHMPQVEAFETADSWTNIAEDARNATEEEHSLTFLKAVKMYPQACMWSMIVSIVVIMDGYDTALIGSLFAYPAFQQQFGHTQGQGKYQLEAKWQTALGLASPLGNIVGIYLNGLITEWFGHKKAVLGTLVFLTGVLFIPFFSKTIEVLFAGELLCGLAWGVFTTLAPAYASEVAPVALRAYLETFVVLCWGIGQFVSYGVLYGLVNRTGEWSWRIPLAIQWIWPVIVIPPLLFAPESPWWLVRKGRIEEAEKSMKRLSSKRSETSKQSVALMVQTTNLEMAMTEGASYRDCFRGTNLWRTEIGCVVWASQVLCGFAIANYSSYFYEQAGLPAANAYKMTIGQGGIHFLCTLLSVFVTARFGRRGIMLCGYAGMSCSMFILGFLALAHQTTGLGYGQAIMYLVWYVVYQLTIGPTAFIVVGEISSTRLRSKSISLARNAYNVANVFSATVAPYTLNPTAGNLKGKTAFLAAAFALLCLLWGYFRLPESKGRTYEELDLLFSQNIKAREFKDAVVDSTDMPEFHKQH, translated from the coding sequence ATGTCTCAAGAGACAAACAAGAAAATAGCGGCGGAGCATATGCCGCAAGTTGAAGCCTTCGAAACAGCCGACAGCTGGACCAACATCGCCGAAGATGCTCGCAATGCAACGGAAGAAGAACATAGCTTGACTTTTCTCAAGGCAGTCAAGATGTACCCGCAAGCATGCATGTGGTCCATGATTGTCTCAATCGTAGTCATTATGGACGGATACGACACGGCTCTTATCGGCTCTCTGTTCGCCTATCCCGCTTTTCAACAGCAATTTGGGCATACCCAAGGACAAGGGAAATACCAATTGGAGGCAAAATGGCAGACTGCTTTAGGACTGGCTAGCCCTCTGGGTAATATCGTTGGCATTTATCTCAACGGTCTTATTACCGAGTGGTTTGGCCACAAGAAAGCCGTTTTGGGAACGCTTGTATTCCTCACTGGGGTTCTATTTatccccttcttttccaagACCATTGAAGTGCTCTTTGCCGGCGAGTTGCTGTGTGGCTTGGCGTGGGGCGTTTTCACCACTTTGGCTCCAGCATATGCCTCAGAGGTTGCTCCAGTAGCTCTTCGGGCATACCTCGAGACTTTCGTTGTCCTTTGCTGGGGAATTGGCCAATTCGTTTCGTATGGCGTTCTCTACGGCTTGGTAAATCGCACTGGCGAATGGTCCTGGCGAATCCCGCTGGCCATCCAGTGGATTTGGCCTGTTATTGTCATTCCCCCACTCCTGTTTGCTCCAGAGTCTCCATGGTGGCTTGTTCGCAAAGGTCGTAtcgaagaagctgagaagTCTATGAAGCGACTTTCGTCCAAGAGATCGGAAACCAGCAAGCAATCCGTTGCATTGATGGTTCAAACCACCAACCTAGAGATGGCCATGACGGAAGGTGCTTCATACAGGGACTGCTTTCGCGGAACAAACCTGTGGCGTACCGAAATCGGATGCGTCGTTTGGGCGTCTCAGGTTCTCTGCGGTTTTGCCATAGCTAATTACTCGTCCTACTTTTACGAGCAGGCTGGGTTACCGGCGGCAAACGCTTATAAAATGACCATTGGACAAGGCGGCATCCATTTCTTGTGTACTCTACTTTCGGTATTTGTGACTGCACGATTTGGCCGACGTGGAATCATGCTCTGTGGATATGCCGGCATGTCTTGTTCTATGTTTATCCTTGGATTTTTAGCACTTGCTCACCAAACCACGGGATTGGGTTACGGCCAGGCAATTATGTATCTTGTCTGGTATGTCGTCTACCAGTTGACTATTGGTCCGACAGCCTTCATCGTTGTTGGCGAGATATCTTCCACCCGCCTTCGGTCCAAGAGTATATCTCTGGCTCGTAACGCATACAACGTTGCGAATGTGTTCAGCGCCACTGTGGCTCCCTATACTCTGAACCCTACCGCGGGAAATTTGAAGGGCAAGACTGCCTTTTTGGCAGccgcttttgctctgctttgtttgttgtgGGGCTATTTTCGCCTCCCAGAAAGCAAAGGTAGGACTTACGAAGAACTGGATCTCTTGTTTTCCCAGAATATAAAAGCCCGGGAATTCAAAGATGCGGTTGTCGACAGCACGGATATGCCTGAATTTCACAAACAGCATTAA
- a CDS encoding dienelactone hydrolase family domain-containing protein yields the protein MASRPLASCCFKGVKHEGETTGKSFKIGNYDAYLATPKDTNNHQGAGILYLSDVFGIWTNSQLLADQYAANGYTTLIIDILNGDGLTEIPGHNFDWMKWLMGGFRNDSTPHTNEYVDPAVEEAIKYMRIELNITAIGAVGYCFGAKYVARHSGAEKINVGYMAHPSNVDDDEIKGFQGPLSIAAAEYDDLFPQELRYKTENLLKTKSFPYQINLFSGVSHGFGVRGDLSNPVFKWSKEQAFFQAIAWFDQYLNKGPLV from the exons ATGGCCTCTCGTCCTCTTGCATCTTGTTGCTTTAAGGGTGTCAAGCATGA AGGCGAGACTACTGGAAAGTCTTTCAAAATTGGCAACTACGATGCGTATCTCGCAACTCCTAAAGATACCAATAACCATCAAGGCGCCGGTATTTTATATCTTAGTGATGTATTCGGCATCTGGACCAATTCGCAGCTGTTGGCTGATCAATATGCGGCAAATGGCTACACAACTTTGATCATCGACATTCTCAACGGAGATGGATTGACGGAGATCCCTGGTCATAACTTTGACTGGATGAAATGGTTGATGGGTGGCTTCCGAAATGATTCCACTCCTCATACTAATGAATATGTGGATCCCGCTGTCGAAGAAGCAATAAAATACATGAGGATTGAGCTAAACATTACTGCAATTGGTGCAGTTGGATATTGTTTTGGAGCAAAG TATGTTGCTCGTCACTCTGGCGCAGAAAAGATTAACGTTGGCTATATGGCTCACCCTTCCAacgttgatgacgatgagattAAAGGCTTTCAAGGTCCTCTATCTATAGCGGCCGCTGAGTATGACGACCTTTTCCCACAAGAGCTGCGCTACAAGACGGAGAATCTTCTCAAGACGAAAAGCTTTCCATACCAAATCAATTTATTCTCCGGCGTCTCACATGGCTTTGGTGTTCGTGGTGACTTGAGTAATCCGGTTTTCAAGTGGTCTAAGGAGCAAGCGTTTTTCCAGGCTATTGCTTGGTTTGATCAATATCTTAATAAAGGTCCTCTCGTCTAA
- a CDS encoding glycosyl hydrolase family 67 middle domain-containing protein — protein MLPSETGLDGWLRYAALPDEFANLRSRYSTIISLTGNQSSPVFTAARELQVGLSKILGQSVNLETKLPGIADVSSIVVGTVKTFLSAGRDTPDTLSLKEDGYCLICKDGKATEIIGQNEQGALYGAFEFLRLLSRNQPLPNMHISNPSAPIRWVNQWDNLDGTIERGYAGPSIFFADGYVLEDLTRVQQYARLLASVGLNGLIVNNVNSNYNLLNPINMQGLARIADIMRPWGVRIGISLYFDTPKGLGGLRTSDPLDPDVIAWWGSITSELYRHVPDMLGYLIKANSEGQPGPLTYGRTLADGANMFARALQPHGDGVVMYRAFVYNHHLDESDWKNDRANAAVEYFDGLDTQFEDNVIIQIKYGPIDFQIREPPSPLLAHLRKTPIILELQVTQEYLGQQDHVVYLPPLWKTIFNFDLHVDGQQSLVRDIVSGQRFNWTRSGYAAVVNVGNDPTWLGSHLAMANLYAYGLCTWDPQQSEIDIIQSWTQLTFGLHKTIVDTITSISMASWPTYEDYSGNLGIQTLCDIVTHCHYGPCPASQDGNGWGQWTRANAHSIGMDRTVATGTGNSGQYPQVVAERFERIDTTPDELLLWFHHVPYTHRLKSGKTVIQHFYDSHYAGALVAQTFPQQWEALRGLIDNDRFDHVAFRLRYQAGHALVWRDSINNFYYAKCGIKDEHNRVGNHAWRIEAEDMTLEGYAVVPVTPFEAASGGKAIATIPGANIGTAQCTVTFPSGVYDVAINYYDHLGGRSQYQVFLNEKLVGAWTGDLQDKLSHDFSDRIDGHSATRVTFNSVNVEKGDSLKIVGKPDGNELAPVDYVSFLPRGVVD, from the coding sequence ATGCTCCCGTCTGAGACTGGCCTCGACGGCTGGTTGCGGTATGCCGCACTTCCTGACGAGTTTGCCAACCTACGCTCCCGATACTCAACAATTATCTCCCTTACGGGCAACCAAAGCAGTCCTGTATTCACTGCCGCAAGAGAGCTGCAAGTCGGTCTGTCTAAAATATTGGGCCAGAGTGTCAACCTGGAGACGAAGCTCCCGGGAATCGCAGATGTCTCCTCTATTGTTGTAGGAACTGTGAAAACATTCTTATCTGCTGGCCGGGACACTCCTGATACACTGTCTCTCAAAGAGGATGGATACTGTCTCATCTGTAAAGATGGGAAGGCTACAGAGATCATCGGCCAAAACGAACAAGGTGCACTATACGGCGCTTTTGAGTTCCTTAGGCTTCTGTCCCGGAACCAGCCGCTGCCCAATATGCATATATCCAACCCCAGCGCTCCAATTCGGTGGGTAAATCAGTGGGATAACCTGGACGGTACCATTGAGAGAGGATATGCAGGCCCTTCGATATTTTTTGCGGACGGATACGTGCTCGAAGATCTGACTCGTGTTCAACAATATGCGCGGCTTCTGGCATCTGTTGGGCTGAATGGCCTGATTGTGAATAACGTCAACTCCAATTACAATCTTCTTAATCCCATAAATATGCAAGGACTGGCTCGGATTGCGGACATAATGAGACCATGGGGAGTTCGAATTGGCATCTCTCTGTATTTTGATACACCAAAAGGCCTCGGAGGTTTGCGCACATCTGATCCTCTGGATCCCGACGTTATTGCTTGGTGGGGGAGCATTACGTCTGAGCTATATCGTCATGTCCCTGATATGCTAGGGTATCTGATCAAGGCGAATTCTGAAGGACAGCCAGGTCCACTGACATATGGTCGCACTCTTGCCGATGGTGCGAACATGTTTGCCAGAGCCCTGCAGCCTCACGGTGACGGCGTCGTCATGTATCGGGCCTTCGTCTACAACCACCACCTTGATGAATCTGACTGGAAGAATGACAGGGCGAACGCTGCGGTTGAGTACTTTGATGGGCTGGATACTCAATTCGAAGATAATGTCATTATTCAGATCAAATACGGCCCCATTGATTTTCAGATCCGGGAACCACCGTCGCCCCTTCTTGCTCACCTGCGGAAAACGCCTATTATTCTCGAATTGCAAGTGACACAAGAGTATCTTGGCCAACAAGATCACGTTGTGTATTTACCACCGCTTTGGAAGACCATTTTCAATTTTGATCTCCATGTAGATGGTCAGCAGTCCTTGGTCCGAGATATAGTATCTGGTCAACGCTTCAACTGGACTAGAAGTGGTTACGCGGCTGTGGTTAATGTAGGAAACGACCCTACATGGTTGGGAAGCCATCTTGCTATGGCTAACCTGTATGCATATGGACTGTGCACTTGGGACCCTCAGCAAAGCGAAATTGATATAATCCAAAGCTGGACACAGCTGACCTTCGGTTTACACAAAACCATCGTGGATACCATAACAAGTATTTCCATGGCTTCATGGCCAACATATGAGGATTACAGTGGCAATCTCGGCATTCAAACTTTGTGCGATATTGTCACACATTGCCATTATGGTCCCTGCCCAGCGTCGCAGGACGGCAATGGATGGGGTCAGTGGACTCGTGCTAATGCACATTCGATTGGCATGGATCGAACTGTCGCCACTGGAACAGGAAATTCTGGGCAATATCCTCAAGTTGTTGCTGAGCGGTTTGAGCGCATTGATACCACTCCCGATGAGCTTCTCTTATGGTTTCACCATGTTCCGTACACTCATCGTCTGAAGTCTGGTAAAACCGTCATTCAGCACTTCTATGACTCCCACTATGCCGGAGCTCTTGTCGCCCAGACATTTCCGCAGCAGTGGGAAGCTTTGCGGGGATTGATAGACAATGATCGATTTGACCATGTGGCTTTCCGTTTACGGTATCAAGCAGGCCATGCACTGGTATGGCGAGACTCCATCAACAATTTCTACTACGCCAAGTGTGGCATTAAAGACGAACATAACCGAGTTGGTAACCATGCATGGAGAATTGAGGCGGAAGATATGACGCTTGAAGGATATGCAGTGGTTCCTGTCACGCCATTCGAGGCTGCCTCTGGAGGAAAAGCGATCGCGACGATCCCAGGGGCGAATATCGGTACTGCACAGTGTACTGTTACTTTTCCCTCTGGGGTTTACGACGTTGCAATTAACTACTACGATCATCTGGGTGGCAGATCTCAATATCAAGTCTTTTTGAATGAAAAGTTAGTTGGTGCTTGGACAGGTGATCTTCAGGACAAACTGAGCCATGACTTCTCGGATCGTATTGACGGTCATTCTGCTACTCGAGTCACCTTCAATAGTGTGAATGTCGAAAAAGGCGATTCACTGAAGATCGTTGGTAAGCCAGATGGGAACGAACTCGCCCCGGTAGACTACGTTTCATTCTTGCCACGAGGTGTGGTGGACTAG
- a CDS encoding fungal specific transcription factor domain-containing protein — protein sequence MLAPRRRRRKIPPPELVDQLRVYESLLRANNIKFDHLRKYRIPGDDFPVIDDADYLYQENESLSNANSAARAHSDIVYEAKNYWHAVNRSYRDNDSDTSYDDVRDNPIKNTWDLIYHENDQLLFGARQEPADLSSLHPNAVQIFRLCHLFIENVNPLLQVVHAPSLQSRIIEAADNIPNIEPNFEALMFSIYSMAVVSLTNEDCIKLFGTTRSILLQQYHRGSQEALLNARFLRTDNRNCLTALFLHLLSIRPKMDPRSVSSMLGIALRTAQRLGLDNESDLAKCDIVEAEMRRRLWWALVLFDTRICELIDTKKTSLTPTWDCRIPLNVNDSELRTGLRDGPRTQTAISDSIFVVVRGVIADFIRHSSFYLNFTNPAMNAATKNPSTKSDVKGGEVDTLENELENKYLQLCSPEIPLQFMTIWTARGYIARYRIIERLSTLDGLVGDTQRDALGLMAVDMIACDSRIMTSSIVKDFLWLIQMYHFPFTAYIQLLQDLKRRPTSSIAAQSWDARQVIPNDQVGLVTTPGIVSYLKNNTNIHQTENPKSLDNIPISMANFTSLNNTTADNLPLKMLEMGFDDIYTYPFMELDPNQIQWLSKDWD from the exons ATGTTGGCCCCGCGCCGAAGACGCCGCAAAATCCCGCCGCCAGAGTTGGTGGATCAGCTACGCGTCTACGAGAGCCTGCTTCGGGCAAATAATATCAAATTCGATCACCTGCGCAAATATAGAATTCCAGGTGATGATTTCCCAGTTATAGACGATGCAGATTACTTATATCAGGAGAATGAGAGTCTGAGCAATGCGAACTCTGCAGCAAGAGCACATTCGGACATAGTTTACGAGGCAAA AAACTATTGGCATGCCGTGAACCGCAGC TATCGAGATAATGATAGCGATACATCATACGATGATGTACGTGATAACCCCATTAAAAATACATGGGATTTGATATACCACGAAAATGATCAACTTCTTTTTGGCGCACGGCAGGAGCCTGCTGATCTGTCCTCGCTGCATCCAAATGCCGTCCAAATCTTCAGGCTTTGTCATCTGTTTATTGAAAACGTCAATCCTCTCTTGCAGGTCGTACATGCTCCCAGTCTCCAGAGTCGCATCATAGAAGCGGCGGACAACATACCGAACATTGAACCAAACTTTGAAGCGCTCATGTTTAGCATCTACAGCATGGCCGTAGTAAGTTTGACAAATGAAGACTGTATTAAACTGTTTGGCACGACAAGGAGcattcttctccagcagtATCATCGTGGCTCCCAAGAAGCCCTTCTCAACGCTCGCTTTCTCAGGACAGATAATCGCAATTGTTTAACCGCTTTGTTTCTCCATCTG CTCTCAATAAGACCAAAAATGGATCCTCGTTCTGTTTCGTCCATGCTTGGAATTGCACTACGCACGGCACAGCGCCTTGGGCTTGATAATGAATCGGATTTAGCCAAGTGCGATATTGTTGAGGCCGAGATGCGTCGACGTCTCTGGTGGGCTTTAGTTCTATTCGACACCCGCATTTGCGAATTGATTGACACTAAGAAGACTTCGCTGACTCCCACGTGGGATTGCCGCATACCTCTCAATGTCAATGACTCTGAGCTCCGAACCGGACTGAGAGATGGACCCAGAACTCAAACAGCGATCAGCGACTCCATTTTCGTCGTCGTGCGTGGTGTAATCGCAGATTTCATCAGACACTCCTCTTTCTATCTTAACTTTACCAACCCGGCCATGAACGCTGCAACGAAGAATCCTAGCACCAAGTCTGATGTCAAGGGTGGTGAGGTTGACACTCTCGAAAacgagctggagaacaaATATCTGCAGCTCTGCAGTCCAGAGATCCCGCTACAGTTCATGACCATATGGACTGCACGAGGCTATATCGCCAGATATCGCATCATAGAGCGGCTTTCAACGCTGGATGGTCTAGTTGGAGACACTCAGCGTGACGCTCTAGGCCTAATGGCGGTGGACATGATTGCTTGTGATAGTAGAATCATGACGTCGTCTATCGTAAAAGACTTTCTCTGGCTGATTCAAATGTATCATTTCCCATTTACTGCATATATACAGCTTTTGCAAGATCTGAAACGGCGCCCTACAAGCAGCATTGCGGCGCAG TCCTGGGATGCTCGACAAGTGATACCAAACGACCAAGTTGGGCTTGTGACAACACCGGGCATAGTGTCATATCTTAAAAACAACACTAACATACACCAAACAGAGAATCCGAAATCTCTTGACAATATACCCATATCAATGGCAAACTTTACCAGCTTGAACAACACTACGGCGGACAATCTTCCTCTTAAGATGCTAGAGATGGGTTTCGACGATATATACACATATCCTTTCATGGAACTCGACCCCAATCAGATACAGTGGCTGAGTAAAGATTGGGATTAG
- a CDS encoding o-Glycosyl hydrolase family 30 domain-containing protein — protein sequence MKAIALVTVGLVGSIVPTATAAKIKINTSSKLQRIDGFGFSQAFGRASEFQAADPELRKKALDLLFDTKTGAGFSIIRNWIPSTTALSIEPNSPGLASNKPNYTWDGDDEGQVWFTKQAVSYGVKTIYADAWSAPGYMKTNGDEATPGYLCGTTGHTCSTGDWRQAFANYLVQYVKFYKQEGLDITHLGFLNEPDIEVGYSQMQISPNAQEAISFIPTLYETVKRARLDLRLTCCDAVGWDSQANYTNHLMATGMQKYLDIISSHMYSGDATFPIKTNLPTWLTEAGVETSTAPFTTTWYDNGALNEGMTWANKLATGFVDAGLSAYLFWEGFEIGQNQSASHLVDVLGDEPEPSSVYYAFTMWSRFIRPGANRIAVSGALPNVIIAAFQNIDKSVIAIFTNNGSSSQLADIAIPAGKKPSAQVWLTDNDHKVSEINFKRRGSSIEVAIPPNSVITVKFISRL from the exons atgaaagcgATCGCCCTTGTCACCGTGGGGCTCGTGGGGTCGATTGTGCCAACTGCCACAGCAGCCAAAATTAAGATCAATACCAGTTCAAAGCTGCAGCGCATTGACGGTTTTGGCTTCTCCCAGGCATTTGGGCGAGCTTCTGAATTTCAGGCTGCAGACCCTGAATTGCGAAAGAAGGCACTCGATCTTCTCTTTGACACAAAAACAGGTGCTGGATTCAGCATCATCCGAAATTGGATCCCTTCCACTACTGCGCTTTCCATTGAGCCAAACAGCCCTGGCTTGGCCTCCAATAAGCCCAATTACACGTGGGATGGCGACGATGAAGGCCAAGTTTGGTTCACCAAGCAGGCCGTCAGCTATGGTGTGAAGACTATTTATGCGGATGCATGGAGTGCACCTGGCTATATGAAGACTAACGGAGATGAGGCTACGCCTGG ATATCTCTGTGGAACAACTGGCCACACTTGCTCAACTGGTGACTGGAGGCAAGCTTTCGCCAACTACCTTGTTCAATACGTGAAGTTCTACAAGCAAGAAGGCCTTGACATCACCCATCTTGGATTCTTGAACGAACCAGACATCGA GGTTGGATACTCGCAGATGCAGATTAGTCCCAACGCCCAAGAGgccatctccttcatcccAACCCTCTACGAGACAGTCAAACGCGCACGATTGGATCTGAGGCTTACCTGCTGTGATGCAGTGGGCTGGGATTCCCAAGCCAATTATACTAATCATCTAATGGCCACCGGAATGCAGAAGTACCTCGACATTATATCTTCCCATATGTACTCAGGTGACGCTACATTTCCGATAAAGACGAACCTGCCCACCTGGCTCACAGAGGCAGGTGTTGAGACGAGTACTGCCCCCTTTACTACGACATGGTACGATAATGGTGCTCTGAATGAGGGTATGACGTGGGCGAACAAACTAGCAACAGGATTTGTCGATGCTGGACTTTCTGCATATTTGTTCTGGGAGGGCTTTGAGATTGGTCAGAACCAGTCCGCAAGCCATCTTGTCGATGTTCTTGGAGATGAACCCGAGCCCTCCAGCGTTTACTATGCTTTCACCATGTGGTCTCGATTCATTCGTCCCGGCGCAAACCGCATTGCCGTCAGCGGTGCCTTGCCAAATGTCATTATCGCAGCGTTCCAGAACATTGACAAATCTGTCATCGCCATTTTTACCAACAACGGCAGTTCGTCACAGCTTGCTGATATTGCTATTCCTGCCGGGAAGAAACCTAGTGCACAAGTCTGGTTGACCGATAACGATCACAAGGTGTCTGAAATCAACTTTAAGCGGCGGGGCTCGTCTATCGAGGTTGCAATTCCTCCCAACAGTGTCATTACCGTCAAGTTTATTTCGCGATTATAA